The stretch of DNA AGGCACGAGGCGGTGAAGCTGTTGTGCGTGACGGGGGGCCCGGGGGTGGTCAAGGCGGCCATGGCCAGCGGCAAGCGGGCCATCTGCGCGGGCCCCGGCAATCCGCCGGTGCTGGTGGATGGGACGAGTTGCCTGGACAACGCCGCGCGTTGCGTGGTGGCGGGGGCGGCGTACGACAACAACCTGCTTTGCATCGGGGAGAAGGAGGTCTTCGTGCTCGACGCCGTGGCCGATCGGTTGCTGTCGGCCCTCGAACGGCACGGGGCGCACCGGTTGAACGGGGAGCAGGTCGAAAGGCTGACCCGGGCCGCCTTTGTATTTTCGGCGGGACAGGGGGCGGGCTGTCCGCATCCGGTGGTCAACCGGGACCTGGTGGGGCGCGATCCGGCGGTGCTGGCCCAGGCGGCCGGGGCGTCGGTGCCGGCGGGGACGCAACTGCTTTTTGCCGAGACGGCGGCCGACCATCCGTTTGTGGACGAGGAACAGATGATGCCGTTCCTGCCGGTGGTGCGGGTCCGTTCCGTCGAGGAGGGGGTGGCGTTGTCGAAGCGGGCGGAGAAGGGGTACAAGCATTCGGCGATGATCCATTCGCACGATGTGGCGCACATGACGGCGATGGCGCGGGCCCTGGAGACGACGTTGTTCGTGAAGAACGGCTCGTGCCTGGCGGGGCTGGGCAGCGGCGGCGAGGGGTACGCGAATTTCAGCATTGCGACGACCACCGGCGAGGGCATCTGCAATCCGCGGACGTTCACCCGTGTGCGGCGCTGCGTGATGGTGGACAAGCTGAGAATCTTTTAGGCGGCGCATCGAGACGCCGTCATCCGACCGATGTTGCTGGCCCGAGTCGAAGGCAACCTGACCGCCACCCGGAAGCATCCGAGCTTCGAGGGCTGGCGGCTTGTGGTGTGCCAGCCGATCGATGCCGGGGGCCGGCCCGAGGGCGTGCCGCAGGTGGCCATCGACCCGCTTGGGGTCGGGCTGCACCAGAGGGTGGTGTTGTCCAGCGATGGCGCGGCGGCCCGCAAGACGGTGGGCGATGAGCGGAGCCCGGTCCGCTGGCTCATCGCCGGGATCGTGGACGAGGCCGCGGGGAAGGGACCGTGACGTCATGCGACTGGGCAAGGTCATAGGCCGGGTGACGTTGAGTCGTGTGGTTCCTGAACTGGTCGGGGCGCGCTGGCTGGTGGTGAACCCATGCAACCGTCAGCAGTTTCCCAACGGGAGCGAGGCGCCGGACGGAATGACCACCGAGCCGAGCCTGGTCGTGTACGACAATCTGGGCGGCGGCGTGGGCGATCTGATCGGGTTCGTCGAGGGACGCGAAGCGGCCCAGCCCCTGGACCCGCTGGCGCCGATCGACGCCATTCACGCCGCGCTGGTGGACCATGTGTTTCATCGTCCGTTTCAAGGTCCGCCGCCCTGACCGCCATTCACCATGCCAACAGTCATTACCGCGAAGGATGTCGAGGCCCTGATCGGCCGGGGGGAGGATCCCGCGACCCTGCCTGCGGACGCCATCCTCACTCCGTCGGCCCGCGATGTCCTCCGGGACTGGCGCGGACGGAACGGGGCGGGAGCGTCCGGAGGGGGAGCGGGATCGGGGGAGCCGTTGAGCCAGACGGCCAGGGCGTTTCCGAAGCCGGTTTCGGCGGCCAGTTCGCCGGAGGAACTCGAGGCCTTTTTCCGGTCGGGTCCGATGGAGACGCTGAAGGAGCAGATCTGCGACATCGGCCGGCGGCTCTGGCAGCGGGAATACGTGGACGGCAACGGGGGCAACATCGCGATCCGGGTGGCGGACGATCTGGCGCTGTGCACGCCGACGCTGGTCAGCAAGGGCTTCATGAAGCCGGCCGACATGTGCCTGGTGGATCTTGAAGGGACCCAGAAGGCGGGCCGGAAGAAGCGCACCAGCGAGATCCTGATGCACTTGCAGATCATGAAGCGGCAGCCGCGGGCCAAGGCCACGGTGCATTGTCACCCGCCCTACTCGACCGGGTTCGCGGTGGCGGGGGTCGCGCCTCCGACCTGCATGATCCCGGAGTACGAGGTGTTCGCGTCGGTGGCGGTGGCGCCGTACCGGACGCCGGGGACGCCGGAGATGGGGCAGTTGGTGGCGGAGCTGGTGGACAAGCACAACACCGTGCTGATGGCCAACCATGGGGTGGTGGCCTGGAGCCATCTCGACGTCGAGGACGCCTATTTCAAGATGGAGATCCTCGAGGCCTACTGCCGGACGATCCTGGTGTCGGCCCAGTTGGGAAAACCGCCCAACACGATGACCCCGGCCCAGCTCCAGGATCTGTTGAAGATCAAGCAGGGGCTCGGCATCCCGGACCCGCGGCACGGGCTCAAGGAATGCGAGTTGTGCGACAACAACGACTGGCGTCCCGGGGTGGTCTGCGCGCTGCCCGCCAAACCGAGCGAGCCGGCAGCGCCTGAGGCCGGCCTGGATCCGGAAGCGGAAGCCGTGGTCAAGGCGGTGACGGATCAGATCCTGCGGCGGTTGGGATGAAGCCTGAGGCCTGAGGGCTGAGGCCTGAAACCTGAAACCTGAAACCTGAAACCGGAGACCGGAGAGGGGGAGTGGTGAGGTGGT from Verrucomicrobiia bacterium encodes:
- a CDS encoding class II aldolase/adducin family protein — protein: MPTVITAKDVEALIGRGEDPATLPADAILTPSARDVLRDWRGRNGAGASGGGAGSGEPLSQTARAFPKPVSAASSPEELEAFFRSGPMETLKEQICDIGRRLWQREYVDGNGGNIAIRVADDLALCTPTLVSKGFMKPADMCLVDLEGTQKAGRKKRTSEILMHLQIMKRQPRAKATVHCHPPYSTGFAVAGVAPPTCMIPEYEVFASVAVAPYRTPGTPEMGQLVAELVDKHNTVLMANHGVVAWSHLDVEDAYFKMEILEAYCRTILVSAQLGKPPNTMTPAQLQDLLKIKQGLGIPDPRHGLKECELCDNNDWRPGVVCALPAKPSEPAAPEAGLDPEAEAVVKAVTDQILRRLG
- a CDS encoding aldehyde dehydrogenase EutE, encoding MSTLNETLIREVVTEVLSRLGSGGRPGSGDGSGGGGAGAGTCRVDGGAGGGTGSAKGRRGSFGVFQDADEACAAAHEAYLQLSEKGVAGRNKVIGIVKDLCERNAVEWGRIELEETKIGRLDHKIEKLKAQRGIPGVEFLNPYGLSGDHGITLEEYAPFGVVGAVTPSTHSIPTMACNIISLAAAGNSAVFNAHPSAYRCAVTAAREFNRAIHRELGIENLACIVEPPTLESFAAIGRHEAVKLLCVTGGPGVVKAAMASGKRAICAGPGNPPVLVDGTSCLDNAARCVVAGAAYDNNLLCIGEKEVFVLDAVADRLLSALERHGAHRLNGEQVERLTRAAFVFSAGQGAGCPHPVVNRDLVGRDPAVLAQAAGASVPAGTQLLFAETAADHPFVDEEQMMPFLPVVRVRSVEEGVALSKRAEKGYKHSAMIHSHDVAHMTAMARALETTLFVKNGSCLAGLGSGGEGYANFSIATTTGEGICNPRTFTRVRRCVMVDKLRIF
- a CDS encoding EutN/CcmL family microcompartment protein, with translation MLLARVEGNLTATRKHPSFEGWRLVVCQPIDAGGRPEGVPQVAIDPLGVGLHQRVVLSSDGAAARKTVGDERSPVRWLIAGIVDEAAGKGP
- a CDS encoding ethanolamine utilization protein EutN; amino-acid sequence: MRLGKVIGRVTLSRVVPELVGARWLVVNPCNRQQFPNGSEAPDGMTTEPSLVVYDNLGGGVGDLIGFVEGREAAQPLDPLAPIDAIHAALVDHVFHRPFQGPPP